One genomic region from Clarias gariepinus isolate MV-2021 ecotype Netherlands chromosome 22, CGAR_prim_01v2, whole genome shotgun sequence encodes:
- the ncoa6 gene encoding nuclear receptor coactivator 6 isoform X2 — MAQQPGPPETTWCTGCPGVALSTEDDSGLEDGDDVCGNHGKSSLARSPNPHGEQECTTIFVAFKGNLDDDDFQQKLDTILNGMPQMISLGPERLAPQRVEPWNSVRVTFNIPREAAERLRLLAQNNQQQLRDLGILSVQIEGEGPINVAGGQNRGPEVRVNGPIGAPGQMRMDVGFPMQQGGVRPNNPPMGPSGSVMAPQGMVSGSSGQMHPRLPRPATQSDSIDPMMSGLALQQQQLQHPQAPHGPATPMGPQGHLMQGMQATRQLNPASLQHLQQQQQQHHQQQQAQLAQGGARVPFNPANPLPVPLGWSQLPSGVLQPPPAQGLPTWRKAPPQGQMGHRTPSLASVQTPNHPPPPYPFGSQQAGQVFNAMAPQQQTAGPNQFAAPQPKGPQGVVGVGPRAPNPLPPVSASQSNLAAKSPGSSSSPFHQGSPGTPPIGQGQGQLCPRPATPQGLPQAVGSPGRAQPGFMGMPQHGQIPQGGMGGMQKRMPMPFPNTSQNFAQGQVTASVAGTPIGGTLQLQSGQNMAHTGAQPSVSTPNHMQPNSLQPSGIGHHGGMTSQTPSTSGGGMGQPQSGLQTQIMGMQSQIQNQPVVSSQGQVVQGQTGGQTVLSRPMNPGQRGMTPPKQLMPPQGQGMMQNQAQGHQALVMQQQQQQQQQQQQQQLQQPQQQHPHQQQAPQQQNAMMEQMVANQMQGNKQAFGPKGQPAVMSGQMMRGPSPNLQGNMVQFQPQQQMTPQQQQQMAQLQQQQQQLQQQQLQQQLQMQHQQPQLQQQQLHQQQVPQQSPQIPVNGNPNQPLGMHGPPMRLPNHLVQQQLQQQQLQQKQQHQQQQQQQQHMMQQLQQQQQQLQQQQLQQQQLQQQQQQLQQQQQQLQQQQQQPGQQHPHQLGDGTGGTGDMSQQQMLPDMQMQQQQGMMGGPQHMQVGNGHFPGHGMPFNPQFAGQMPIGGQAAGFPGNKDVTLTSPLLVNLLQSDISASQFGPGGKQGAGGVGANQAKPKKKKPPRKKKPKAGEGQQSVEGVGGLDSVSQGMDDADLQGLGSDQGTGTDSSNSKPPEFANRAGFSGQPGDQRVLQQMPMQFMAQQQQQMQQQQQLQQQQMHQQQEQQQQIQQQQQMQKQQMHMQIPGQTGTPQGSQQGQHQIHPHHLQLQQPPQQHMQQQQQQQQQPLTQQQQQLMMLKMQEQAKNRHAQRALVNPGDPAQRMPVAQQVNMPVMINLQGHGGVPPSPEKARGMQSVVNQQMTAAARRMPHPDIVQGTPGMGPEEATGTPNLQDRVSIEMASQAGNPSQQNVVNQAPNSHLMKTVPSSVQQQPGASPQQAPMAGSHNLHFPNTPSTAQSSRPKTPNRASPRPYHHPLTPTNRPPSTEPSEINLSPERLNASIAGLFPPKINIPLPPRQPNLTRGFDQQGLNPTTLKAIGQAPPSLASLTNNNTSGNSSVQQGFTQACNTASTGTKQEKQTVGGQTKRASPSNSRRSSPASNRKAAAPSPGRQKWSKNALQSIPSQQQMTGPQTVMASASSVLPSPTASVSSVGTLDPQQNLNPLQALPSNTDAMIQGQAPQPDSRQTSQVERDQSALRTAKQRMPSQDPKIQEPSEQPPEERHQPQNPPLQEHGSSVSASFRDAPTSLNQLLDNAGPSSLSTKPPKVTLPVGGDRALVEQECQRNPIPSAPQSSDGGLPLSTSEYEQKSKVGSIASPNLIQTSSPSLQSSSAVSSVSPSSVLFTSSASNVSLHSNPSVSPNPNTKPITSMSQTILHRPASSGSTQANQITVFVTSNPISSAASSASAVPPAIVPTMLAVPTKSIRPQEVHQSSQNRPPQFITPVIFQVPSSTQSVTMVNYGQVSANIKLTPSGVSGTASTVSVSMATHSPVVSIASQPGRAMIGQIQVQVPASQASSLHTVHPSQQESTPDTPASKISPLSQTLSLQPGTSACVPPSIQQPLASPPACSSPGTTSVSRRSPLSQATTTIAKTSLAQNVLNKTSTPHSSDIHQMQQQTTTQSGKPIDTATSQAVTSATLSSSMPSPIAVSSAPASTLTPTVSSFALMQIPPPVTSSTPTPSPLVITPSFAVVPPSSSASSSSPVISMSAPSASVPPVTTTPTTGPTPGSSPLLPAVELQPSTVMGTSLPEPANTTAPSEKASSHQGEAVPSVAEQGWAKKRKTPIDLAQREARGHTEKAKGPSRRSSRAEKDTEDDVPDNGQRKRAARPGSASSHPGKAAESNTGVSPTQAKRRKSK; from the exons ATGGCGCAGCAGCCCGGCCCACCTGAGACCACCTGGTGTACAGGTTGTCCCGGGGTGGCTCTGAGTACGGAGGACGACAGCGGATTGGAGGACGGAGACGATGTGTGCGGTAATCACGGCAAAAGCAGCCTGGCTCGGTCCCCGAATCCTCACGGAGAACAAGAATGCACCACTATCTTTGTTGCTTTTAAGGGAAACCTTGATGACGACGACTTTCAGCAGAAGCTCGACACCATCTTGAATGGGATGCCCCAGATGATCTCACTGG GTCCTGAGAGGCTGGCGCCCCAGCGAGTGGAGCCCTGGAACAGCGTGCGAGTCACGTTTAACATCCCCAGGGAAGCTGCCGAACGCCTCCGCCTCCTCGCACAAAACAACCAACAGCAGCTTCGGGACTTGGGGATTCTGTCAGTGCAAATCGAAG GTGAAGGACCCATCAATGTTGCAGGTGGGCAAAACCGAGGTCCGGAGGTCAGAGTAAACGGACCCATCGGAGCACCGGGTCAGATGAGGATGGATGTTGGGTTTCCCATGCAACAAG gtgggGTACGGCCAAACAATCCCCCAATGGGACCCTCTGGTTCTGTCATGGCTCCACAGGGTATGGTGTCAGGGAGTAGTGGACAGATGCACCCAAGGTTACCAAGGCCAGCAACACAATCAG ATTCAATAGACCCTATGATGTCTGGACTCGcactgcagcagcagcagctccaACATCCACAGGCACCACATGGTCCAGCCACCCCTATGGGCCCACAAGGACATCTCATGCAGGGCATGCAAGCAACCCGGCAACTCAATCCAGCATCCCTTCAGCATTTacagcaacaacagcagcagcatcatcaacaacagcagGCTCAGTTAGCACAGGGTGGTGCCCGGGTCCCATTCAACCCTGCAAACCCACTGCCTGTCCCTTTGGGTTGGAGCCAGTTACCTTCTGGTGTTCTTCAGCCACCGCCTGCTCAGGGGCTTCCAACTTGGAGAAAAGCTCCTCCACAAGGTCAGATGGGACACCGTACTCCTTCTTTGGCATCTGTACAAACACCAAACCATCCTCCACCACCGTATCCCTTTGGCAGCCAGCAGGCAGGGCAGGTTTTTAATGCCATGGCTCCGCAGCAGCAGACAGCAGGGCCAAACCAGTTTGCAGCCCCACAGCCTAAGGGTCCCCAAGGAGTTGTAGGTGTTGGTCCGAGGGCACCTAATCCCTTGCCTCCTGTGTCTGCTTCACAAAGCAACCTCGCTGCCAAGTCCCCTGGATCTTCATCTTCCCCGTTTCATCAGGGTTCACCTGGAACCCCACCTATTGGACAAGGTCAAGGTCAGCTATGTCCACGTCCAGCAACTCCACAAGGGCTCCCGCAGGCAGTCGGATCCCCCGGCAGGGCTCAGCCTGGCTTTATGGGAATGCCTCAGCATGGCCAGATTCCCCAGGGAGGAATGGGAG GTATGCAAAAAAGAATGCCAATGCCGTTCCCAAATACAAGTCAGAACTTTGCACAAGGACAAGTTACTGCAAGTGTGGCAGGAACCCCTATAGGTGGGACCCTTCAGCTTCAAAGTGGCCAAAACATGGCACATACAG GTGCACAACCTTCGGTTTCAACACCAAACCACATGCAGCCAAATTCCTTACAGCCTAGTGGAATTGGCCATCATGGTGGAATGACTTCTCAGACTCCATCCACCTCCGGTGGTGGTATGGGACAGCCTCAGTCGGGTCTACAAACTCAGATAATGGGCATGCAGTCACAGATTCAAAATCAGCCCGTAGTTTCCTCTCAAGGTCAAGTAGTCCAAGGCCAGACCGGAGGCCAGACTGTCCTGTCTCGGCCCATGAATCCAGGACAGCGAGGGATGACCCCTCCTAAACAATTAATGCCTCCACAGGGACAAGGCATGATGCAGAACCAGGCCCAGGGGCACCAAGCATTAGtgatgcagcagcagcagcagcaacaacagcagcagcagcaacaacaactgCAGCAGCCACAGCAGCAGCACCCACATCAGCAACAAGCTCCACAGCAGCAAAATGCTATGATGGAACAGATGGTAGCCAACCAAATGCAAGGTAACAAGCAGGCTTTTGGGCCCAAAGGTCAACCAGCTGTTATGTCGGGTCAGATGATGCGAGGCCCATCACCTAATTTGCAGGGCAACATGGTGCAGTTTCAGCCACAGCAACAAATGActccacagcagcagcagcaaatgGCTCAGttgcaacaacaacagcagcagttACAACAGCAGCAGTTGCAGCAGCAGCTTCAAATGCAACACCAACAGCCACAACTACAGCAGCAACAGCTGCATCAGCAGCAAGTGCCACAGCAGTCTCCGCAGATCCCAGTGAATGGTAATCCCAATCAGCCATTAGGGATGCATGGGCCTCCAATGCGTCTTCCAAACCATTTGGTCCAGCAACAGCTTCAACAGCAGCAACTTCAGCAAAAacagcaacatcaacaacaacaacagcagcaacaacacaTGATGCAACAgctacaacaacagcaacaacagctACAGCAACAACAGCTACAGCAGCAACAGCttcagcaacagcagcagcagcttcagcaacagcagcagcagcttcagcaacagcagcagcagcctggCCAACAACACCCACATCAACTTGGAGATGGCACTGGAGGCACGGGTGATATGAGCCAGCAACAGATGCTTCCTGACATGCAAATGCAGCAGCAGCAAGGTATGATGGGAGGTCCCCAACACATGCAGGTGGGCAATGGACATTTTCCTGGTCATGGCATGCCTTTCAATCCTCAATTTGCTGGCCAGATGCCTATTGGTGGACAAGCAGCTGGGTTTCCAGGGAATAAGGACGTGACCTTGACTAGTCCCTTATTAGTTAACCTCCTTCAGAGTGACATTTCCGCCAGCCAGTTTGGGCCTGGTGGAAAACAGGGAGCTGGTGGGGTTGGTGCTAACCAGGCCAAACCGAAAAAGAAGAAACCACCTCGTAAGAAGAAACCCAAAGCAGGCGAGGGACAGCAATCTGTTGAAGGCGTTGG CGGCTTGGATTCAGTTTCACAGGGAATGGATGATGCAGATTTGCAAGGCTTAGGTAGTGATCAAGGAACTGGCACAGATTCTTCCAACTCAAAGCCCCCTGAATTTGCTAATCGTGCAG GCTTCTCTGGACAGCCAGGAGATCAAAGGGTTTTGCAGCAAATGCCAATGCAGTTCATGGCACAACAGCAACAGCAgatgcagcagcagcaacagttacaacaacaacaaatgcatCAGCAGCAAGAACAGCAGCAGCAaatacaacaacagcaacaaatgCAAAAGCAACAGATGCATATGCAGATTCCAGGTCAAACTGGAACACCACAAGGGTCACAACAAGGACAGCACCAAATTCATCCACATCACTTACAGCTTCAACAGCCGCCGCAACAGCacatgcagcagcagcagcagcagcaacaacaaccgctgacgcaacagcagcagcaactgATGATGCTTAAAATGCAGGAACAAGCAAAGAATCGGCATGCCCAAAGGGCTCTTGTTAATCCTGGTGATCCTGCACAGAGAATGCCGGTAGCCCAACAAGTAAACATGCCAGTAATGATCAATTTACAAGGACATGGAGGTGTCCCTCCCTCACCAGAAAAAGCCAGAGGCATGCAGTCAGTAGTAAACCAACAGATGACTGCTGCAGCTAGAAGAATGCCTCATCCAGACATTGTCCAGGGAACCCCTGGAATGGGACCAGAGGAAGCAACAGGCACACCTAACTTGCAGGACAGGGTATCAATTGAGATGGCGTCTCAAGCAGGGAATCCCAGTCAACAAAATGTCGTCAACCAAGCTCCTAATTCTCATCTGATGAAAACTGTGCCTTCATCTGTCCAACAGCAACCAGGAGCAAGTCCCCAACAAGCACCAATGGCTGGCTCTCACAATCTTCATTTTCCCAATACTCCTTCGACTGCCCAAAGTTCCCGCCCTAAGACGCCAAACCGGGCCAGTCCTAGACCATATCACCATCCATTAACTCCTACCAACCGTCCACCTAGCACTGAGCCTTCAGAGATAAATCTCTCTCCTGAGAGATTAAATGCATCAATTGCTGGTCTCTTTCCCCCAAAGATTAATATCCCTCTACCACCCCGACAGCCTAACTTAACTCGAGGGTTCGATCAGCAAGGTCTAAACCCCACCACTCTGAAAGCTATTGGACAGGCTCCACCAAGCCTTGCATCTCTCACTAACAATAACACTAGTGGCAATAGTAGTGTTCAACAGGGTTTTACACAAGCTTGTAATACTGCAAGTACAGGTACAAAGCAAGAGAAACAGACAGTTGGAGGTCAGACAAAGCGAGCAAGTCCCAGTAACAGTCGACGATCTAGTCCTGCCTCAAATAGAAAAGCAGCCGCTCCCAGCCCAGGAAGGCAAAAATGGAGTAAGAATGCCTTGCAGTCCATACCAAGTCAACAACAAATGACTGGTCCCCAAACTGTAATGGCCAGCGCTTCATCAGTCCTCCCAAGTCCCACTGCATCTGTATCATCAGTAGGAACACTAGATCCCCAGCAAAATCTAAACCCTCTCCAAGCTCTCCCAAGTAACACGGATGCAATGATCCAGGGGCAGGCACCACAGCCAGATTCACGTCAGACTTCACAAGTAGAACGAGATCAGTCAGCTCTTAGAACGGCAAAACAACGCATGCCATCACAGGACCCAAAAATTCAAGAGCCATCTGAGCAACCACCAGAGGAGAGGCATCAACCTCAGAATCCACCACTGCAGGAGCATGGTTCTTCTGTTTCAGCATCTTTTAGGGATGCCCCAACCTCCCTCAATCAGTTACTAGATAATGCAGGCCCCTCATCCTTGTCCACAAAGCCCCCCAAGGTTACTCTTCCAGTAGGTGGAGATCGTGCTTTGGTGGAACAAGAGTGTCAGCGTAACCCTATCCCTAGTGCCCCACAGAGCAGTGATGGTGGGCTGCCTTTGTCCACTAGTGAATATGAACAGAAATCTAAGGTCGGTTCAATAGCTAGCCCAAACTTGATTCAGACTAGCAGTCCAAGCCTTCAGTCGTCCTCTGCTGTATCCAGTGTTAGCCCAAGTTCTGTTTTGTTTACTAGCTCTGCTTCAAACGTTAGTCTACATTCCAATCCTTCTGTTAGTCCAAATCCCAATACTAAACCTATTACAAGCATGTCCCAAACAATCTTGCACAGACCAGCATCATCAGGGTCCACTCAAGCAAATCAAATAACGGTTTTTGTGACCTCCAATCCAATTAGTTCCGCTGCTAGCTCAGCATCTGCAGTGCCTCCAGCCATTGTCCCAACTATGCTTGCAGTGCCCACCAAAAGCATACGACCTCAAGAAGTGCATCAATCCTCTCAAAATCGTCCTCCACAGTTCATTACACCTGTCATTTTTCAAGTTCCATCAAGCACTCAGTCTGTCACTATGGTAAACTATGGACAAGTATCTGCCAATATTAAACTCACTCCTTCTGGAGTGTCAGGCACAGCTTCTACTGTGTCTGTCTCTATGGCAACACATTCCCCAGTTGTGAGCATAGCGAGTCAGCCTGGTCGGGCCATGATTGGACAAATCCAAGTGCAAGTTCCTGCAAGTCAGGCTTCTTCTCTACACACAGTCCACCCTTCTCAGCAAGAGAGCACTCCTGACACACCGGCCTCAAAAATAAGTCCTTTAAGTCAGACATTATCTTTACAACCTGGCACGTCTGCGTGTGTTCCCCCATCTATTCAACAACCTTTGGCATCTCCACCTGCCTGCTCAAGCCCAGGGACTACATCTGTTTCTCGCAGGAGTCCCCTCTCACAAGCAACGACGACTATTGCAAAGACCAGTCTGGCCCAAAATGTTCTAAACAAGACTTCCACCCCTCACAGTAGCGACATCCATCAGATGCAACAGCAGACTACAACCCAGTCAGGAAAACCCATAGATACTGCAACATCTCAAGCGGTTACCAGTGCAACACTGTCTAGTTCAATGCCTTCTCCTATAGCAGTCTCATCTGCGCCAGCATCAACACTAACACCTACAGTTTCTTCTTTTGCACTCATGCAGATTCCACCACCAGTTACTTCTTCCACCCCTACACCCAGTCCTTTAGTGATCACTCCCAGCTTTGCTGTAGTACCACCCTCCAGTTCTGCTTCCAGTTCCTCACCGGTCATTAGTATGTCTGCACCATCTGCTTCTGTCCCACCAGTGACCACCACACCAACCACTGGTCCTACACCAGGGTCATCTCCACTACTTCCAGCTGTGGAACTGCAACCTTCCACAGTAATGGGGACAAGCTTGCCTGAGCCAGCAAACACCACTGCACCCAGCGAGAAGGCTTCAAGTCACCAAG GAGAGGCAGTGCCCTCTGTGGCCGAACAGGG ATGggcaaagaaaagaaagacgcCCATCGACTTAGCCCAAAG GGAAGCTAGAGGCCACACCGAAAAGGCAAAAGGCCCCAGCCGAAGGAGCTCACGGGCTGAGAAGGACACTGAAGACGACGTGCCTGACAATGGACAGAGAAAGCGAGCAGCAAGACCAGGGTCGGCTTCTTCCCACCCAGGCAAAGCAGCGG aatCAAACACTGGAGTGAGTCCCACGCAGGCAAAGCGAAGGAAGTCGAAGTGA